One Vallitalea pronyensis genomic region harbors:
- a CDS encoding ABC transporter substrate-binding protein → MKKVLSVLMVCFMIGSFLVGCGEKEKKNPSTENNSGEASTSNKDDKDPVKLIVWGGVPGESGPQDLVDAWNASHPEIQVEYVRFVNDDTGNTKLDTAILSGEQIDLFFTYGVDLMKKRVDSGMLENLDTDEITAFIKEHIAGEGDGMVRIDGGLYAIPTVREPYGIMLNKGMLDEAGITIPDNWTVEEFMDIAKQLTTEKDGKKVYGASIVIQGGLPLDISQAVLGGDHFYKASGDESNFDDETFKANAKLKELMDAGAAMPYEEVFSRKLDTYAHPAYLGSEIAMTHFSAWMLRYVKDLENYPHDFVTTFATFPTTEKGVANNYQAFLNNFICMNSKSAHKEEAMAFMKYWLTEGSKYMYKAGKMSVWKEADPEEATKAILGDNAEQLFDVEAYKKVMFNPDSQYIIDTVTVAYPQLLEVYKEESEMYFLNNTTLEEYLSNTKKRADQEIKKALK, encoded by the coding sequence ATGAAAAAAGTATTATCCGTGTTAATGGTATGCTTCATGATAGGTAGTTTCCTTGTAGGATGTGGGGAGAAAGAAAAAAAGAATCCATCAACAGAAAATAACAGTGGTGAGGCATCAACATCCAATAAAGATGATAAAGACCCTGTTAAGTTAATTGTATGGGGTGGTGTACCTGGGGAATCAGGACCTCAAGATTTAGTTGACGCCTGGAACGCTTCTCATCCAGAGATTCAAGTGGAATATGTACGTTTTGTCAATGATGATACAGGTAACACAAAACTGGATACAGCCATTTTATCCGGTGAGCAGATTGATCTATTTTTTACATACGGTGTAGACTTAATGAAAAAGAGAGTAGACAGTGGTATGTTAGAGAATTTGGATACAGATGAAATAACGGCTTTTATTAAGGAGCATATTGCCGGTGAAGGTGATGGTATGGTTCGCATTGATGGTGGTTTATATGCCATCCCAACAGTGAGAGAGCCATATGGGATCATGTTAAATAAGGGGATGCTGGATGAAGCAGGTATTACGATTCCAGATAACTGGACTGTGGAAGAGTTTATGGACATTGCAAAGCAACTAACAACAGAAAAAGATGGTAAAAAAGTCTATGGTGCATCCATTGTTATTCAAGGGGGATTGCCACTGGATATTTCACAAGCTGTTTTAGGTGGTGACCATTTCTATAAAGCATCAGGGGATGAGAGTAATTTTGATGACGAAACGTTCAAAGCCAATGCAAAGCTAAAAGAATTAATGGATGCAGGAGCAGCCATGCCATATGAAGAAGTCTTTTCAAGAAAATTAGATACGTATGCTCATCCTGCATATTTAGGCAGTGAAATTGCCATGACACACTTCTCAGCATGGATGTTGCGTTATGTAAAAGACTTAGAAAACTACCCACATGACTTTGTGACAACATTTGCGACCTTTCCAACAACGGAGAAAGGTGTAGCCAATAACTATCAAGCTTTCCTCAATAACTTTATCTGTATGAACAGTAAATCAGCCCATAAAGAAGAAGCCATGGCTTTTATGAAATACTGGCTAACAGAAGGCTCTAAGTACATGTACAAAGCTGGTAAGATGTCTGTATGGAAAGAGGCTGACCCGGAAGAAGCAACAAAAGCTATTTTAGGTGATAACGCAGAACAATTATTTGACGTTGAAGCGTATAAAAAAGTCATGTTTAACCCTGATTCACAGTATATCATTGATACAGTCACAGTAGCTTATCCTCAATTACTGGAAGTTTACAAAGAGGAAAGTGAAATGTACTTCTTAAATAATACCACCTTGGAAGAATACTTAAGCAACACAAAAAAACGTGCAGATCAAGAAATTAAAAAAGCCCTAAAGTAA
- a CDS encoding AAA domain-containing protein, protein MKAILQTYRDRLINLSGRNRSLVLRKIHKKRSFDLGRLLPFIEDLDKTLIDFLLNREKNKKIILQDPYRVRNEALKALDKRNQEERKKEMLALEETMNGLTDATEEEHQVLQNRKQAIQEKYDMDLIADKKSLDDKIDTMTAYSNHINYLLREINAVEKETGKYELYLGYPFVEGRCNDQSFVRAPLFLFPIKLEKVSNRWQLSNMVEQEVLINKVFIFAYAKFNDVKVTDIETEYASLECFTEDVITGLLHYLDDNKIHIVNSGSRAIETFKDYTNATIPTYQAGELQLKNYMVMGQFPLSNSIYTDYQIMEQEDLYNHALESLLMNKKEVKDAEAFETQTDGMKENKTKPISEKEVYFLSSLDHSQENAVQSVNDQHHMVIYGPPGTGKSQTIANIICDALAKGKRVLMVSQKRAALDVIYNRLADINTKIALVHDHNKDKKNFYKKVCDCVDHKAMDYDPSLNLKIDDTATAIDEKVSYLEKIGGTLHEERAFGISLYEMYTKTQAITSTQDPRYHDYRLYRKENPFQGYTFHELDEAKSHLVQNTINIKAYMDYQHKRLENPMYAAFDRLLDFVEIQDLQDHIMDILDMINQHKDDIDMEDYQTLGLLYKQQHFQVSQKDIEQYAKDVNHKRHGHLVEEDEDNKWWNPGFWLHHRDIKETREKNAKQYAAHQDVLTNRFSQYGQWNNAIIQKWMPLQAMIREEDFNTLRHRFVTEWDISKTLEDVQAAAGHLDVYIHSKNRVDSLSHLEVKMLDYAMLIHDQEKVLEEQDPDNTRDQEIEHGRALEDKIQDTLENIVEFSTLMAIHEVEKTKEYNEFYLHFSMYDDMVSAINHLMEEKNGLTSALIKSKWNDQLQLFIDTPVFKEFKRQAEKKRKLWPIRKYVIEFRELLLTVFPCWLLSPETVSDILPLAEGMFDMVIFDEASQMYVENAIPAIYRGKKVVVTGDDKQLKPSAAFMSRYDDYDEEMTTIETAAAFEEESLLDLAKVNYPDVHLNYHYRSRYEELINFSNYAFYNGQLNISPNIENSGTHRPSPIERIKVEGKWIERKNNTEASKVVDLVDDILRTRKHDETIGIITFNVTQKDLISDLLDARGNYDKDFRKRYQEEINRKKGNEDVSLFVKNIENVQGDERDIIIFSIGYAPNEEGRLSVNFGALSQDGGENRLNVAISRAKQKVYVITSIEPEALKVEETKNRGAKLFKQYLQYAKEIAIRDEKASKQVLEQLVLSDKKRESGLHEDGLIEQMYRRLKKDGYQVKKHVGVSDYKIDLALYDEDKGGYLLGIECDGTSYREQSSTRERDIHRKRFLAFRGWHLMRIWSLDWWKDSEQVIQNIKDGLEAIKEQLGNEDIPHSDKIPLEGQEKTTMEAVTPVHPELTIWFGDKAYIQDNMSKEMFEIEMEPNPYHKDTMNPFCKDLLGRRIEERFVYQDYEYKVVGIDKK, encoded by the coding sequence ATGAAAGCTATATTACAAACCTATAGAGATCGATTAATTAATCTAAGTGGTCGCAATCGAAGTCTTGTATTACGTAAAATACATAAGAAACGATCCTTTGACTTAGGAAGACTGTTACCTTTTATAGAGGATTTGGACAAGACGTTAATTGATTTCTTACTGAATCGAGAAAAAAACAAGAAGATTATTTTACAAGATCCTTATCGTGTGAGAAACGAAGCATTAAAAGCATTGGATAAGCGTAACCAAGAGGAACGAAAAAAGGAAATGTTAGCATTAGAGGAGACCATGAACGGTTTAACAGATGCGACAGAAGAAGAACACCAAGTTTTACAAAATAGAAAGCAAGCCATTCAAGAAAAATATGATATGGACCTGATTGCAGATAAGAAGTCATTAGATGATAAGATTGATACCATGACGGCCTATTCCAATCATATTAATTATTTGTTAAGAGAAATCAATGCAGTGGAAAAAGAGACAGGGAAATATGAGTTGTACCTTGGTTATCCTTTTGTTGAGGGACGGTGTAACGACCAATCTTTTGTAAGAGCACCCTTATTCCTGTTTCCTATTAAGCTAGAAAAAGTCAGTAACAGGTGGCAATTATCCAACATGGTGGAGCAGGAAGTGTTGATTAATAAAGTGTTTATCTTTGCATATGCCAAGTTTAATGATGTAAAGGTGACAGACATAGAGACAGAATACGCCTCACTGGAATGTTTTACAGAAGATGTGATAACGGGCTTATTGCATTACTTAGATGATAACAAAATACATATCGTTAATTCAGGGTCAAGAGCCATTGAAACGTTCAAGGACTATACCAATGCAACCATCCCTACGTACCAAGCAGGAGAATTGCAGTTAAAAAATTATATGGTTATGGGGCAATTTCCTCTATCCAACTCCATCTATACCGATTATCAAATCATGGAGCAGGAGGATTTGTATAATCATGCCCTAGAATCATTGCTAATGAACAAAAAGGAAGTAAAAGATGCAGAAGCTTTTGAAACCCAAACAGATGGGATGAAAGAAAATAAGACAAAACCTATCTCCGAAAAGGAAGTTTATTTTTTATCGTCTCTTGACCATAGCCAGGAAAATGCAGTTCAGAGCGTTAACGACCAACATCACATGGTCATCTATGGACCCCCTGGAACCGGAAAATCCCAAACCATTGCAAACATTATCTGTGATGCACTGGCAAAGGGTAAAAGAGTCCTTATGGTATCTCAAAAAAGAGCAGCTTTAGATGTCATCTATAATCGATTAGCAGACATCAACACGAAGATTGCGTTGGTTCATGACCATAATAAGGATAAGAAGAACTTCTATAAGAAAGTATGCGATTGCGTGGATCATAAAGCCATGGACTATGACCCATCACTTAATCTAAAAATAGATGATACAGCAACAGCTATTGATGAGAAGGTTAGCTACCTTGAGAAGATTGGGGGAACACTTCATGAAGAACGAGCATTTGGTATATCCCTTTATGAGATGTATACGAAGACCCAAGCCATTACGTCTACCCAAGACCCACGTTATCATGACTACCGTCTGTATCGAAAAGAAAACCCATTCCAAGGCTATACCTTTCATGAACTTGATGAAGCCAAGAGCCATCTTGTACAGAACACAATCAATATTAAGGCTTACATGGATTATCAGCATAAACGATTAGAGAACCCCATGTACGCTGCTTTTGATCGTTTATTAGATTTTGTGGAGATCCAAGATTTACAAGATCACATCATGGATATATTGGACATGATTAACCAGCATAAAGACGACATAGATATGGAAGATTATCAAACCTTAGGTTTACTGTATAAACAGCAGCATTTTCAGGTTAGCCAGAAAGACATTGAACAGTACGCCAAGGACGTGAATCATAAAAGGCATGGACATCTGGTGGAAGAAGATGAGGATAATAAGTGGTGGAACCCAGGATTCTGGCTTCATCACAGAGATATCAAAGAAACAAGAGAAAAGAACGCAAAGCAGTATGCAGCACATCAAGACGTATTGACCAATCGGTTTAGCCAGTATGGTCAGTGGAACAATGCTATCATACAAAAATGGATGCCCCTTCAAGCCATGATACGGGAAGAAGACTTCAATACGCTACGCCATCGGTTTGTGACAGAATGGGATATATCAAAGACCCTTGAGGATGTACAAGCAGCAGCAGGGCATCTTGACGTCTACATTCATTCAAAAAATCGTGTGGACAGTCTATCCCATCTTGAAGTCAAGATGCTTGATTATGCCATGCTTATCCATGACCAAGAAAAAGTTCTTGAAGAACAAGACCCTGATAATACAAGGGATCAAGAGATAGAACATGGCAGAGCCCTAGAAGATAAAATACAAGATACACTGGAGAACATCGTAGAATTTTCTACTTTAATGGCTATCCATGAAGTGGAAAAAACGAAAGAATACAATGAATTTTATCTCCATTTCTCCATGTATGACGATATGGTAAGCGCTATTAATCACCTGATGGAAGAGAAAAACGGACTCACCAGTGCGCTGATTAAAAGCAAGTGGAATGACCAGTTACAACTTTTTATTGATACACCTGTTTTCAAAGAATTTAAACGACAGGCAGAGAAAAAACGTAAGCTATGGCCTATTCGTAAATATGTGATCGAATTTCGTGAACTGCTGCTTACCGTTTTCCCTTGTTGGTTATTAAGTCCAGAAACGGTGTCAGACATTTTGCCGTTGGCAGAAGGTATGTTTGATATGGTTATATTTGATGAAGCGTCTCAGATGTATGTGGAAAATGCTATCCCTGCTATTTATCGAGGTAAAAAAGTGGTGGTTACCGGTGATGATAAACAGTTAAAACCAAGTGCCGCTTTTATGTCCCGTTATGATGATTATGACGAGGAAATGACCACCATTGAAACAGCGGCGGCTTTTGAAGAAGAAAGCCTTTTGGATCTTGCAAAAGTGAATTATCCCGATGTCCACTTGAATTATCACTACCGTTCCAGATATGAAGAACTTATTAACTTCTCCAATTATGCTTTTTACAATGGCCAGTTAAACATATCCCCTAACATTGAGAACAGTGGCACCCATAGGCCATCACCTATCGAACGGATCAAAGTAGAGGGTAAGTGGATTGAACGTAAAAACAACACAGAAGCCAGTAAAGTTGTCGATCTGGTAGATGACATTCTTCGAACAAGAAAACATGATGAAACCATCGGCATCATTACCTTTAACGTGACTCAGAAAGACTTGATTAGTGATCTATTGGATGCAAGAGGTAATTACGACAAAGACTTTAGAAAACGCTATCAAGAAGAAATTAACAGAAAAAAAGGAAATGAAGATGTCAGTTTATTTGTTAAGAACATTGAAAATGTCCAAGGTGATGAACGGGATATTATTATTTTCTCTATTGGCTATGCGCCCAATGAAGAAGGACGTCTATCTGTGAATTTTGGTGCTTTATCTCAAGATGGAGGCGAAAACAGACTGAATGTAGCCATTAGTCGTGCTAAGCAAAAAGTATATGTCATCACATCCATTGAGCCGGAGGCATTAAAGGTTGAAGAGACGAAGAATAGAGGAGCAAAGCTCTTCAAACAGTATCTGCAATATGCAAAAGAAATTGCTATAAGAGACGAGAAGGCATCCAAACAAGTACTGGAGCAATTAGTGTTGTCAGATAAAAAGAGAGAAAGCGGCCTCCATGAAGATGGTTTGATTGAACAGATGTACAGACGATTGAAAAAGGATGGCTATCAAGTAAAAAAACATGTGGGGGTATCGGATTACAAAATTGACTTAGCCCTGTATGATGAGGACAAGGGTGGCTACTTGTTAGGCATAGAGTGTGACGGTACATCCTATAGAGAACAATCCTCTACCAGAGAAAGGGATATTCATCGCAAGCGATTCTTGGCTTTCAGGGGTTGGCATTTGATGCGTATATGGAGTCTTGATTGGTGGAAAGATTCGGAACAAGTCATTCAGAATATTAAAGATGGGTTAGAAGCGATCAAGGAGCAGTTAGGGAATGAAGACATACCCCATTCTGACAAGATACCCTTAGAGGGTCAAGAAAAAACAACCATGGAAGCGGTAACCCCTGTTCATCCAGAATTGACCATATGGTTTGGGGACAAAGCTTACATTCAAGATAACATGTCCAAAGAAATGTTTGAGATTGAAATGGAGCCTAATCCTTATCATAAAGATACCATGAATCCTTTCTGTAAAGACCTTTTAGGCAGACGAATAGAGGAACGATTTGTGTATCAGGATTACGAGTATAAAGTAGTTGGTATTGATAAGAAATAA
- a CDS encoding cache domain-containing sensor histidine kinase gives MKKQLKMRDKFLAAIFITTAIYLLILPLTGYFYTSRIIKDKLVTLTNQNLEQIASSINHVIDDMIIASNVIVLDEAIIDLLLDKEKAIYHKMRQVESKLRVVEAGNLYPYNVETTLIDFHGNIYTTGDIKRYDYDQVIQETWYQEALESKGHFKWLAPTDTYFKAYTNADGMTLVRLIRKGYYQSCGIMILHVYNEKKVKHLLESEQALEGTHKLLLNQEGDVILHTGQLQDVQAYANGLKNDLNNNQQHVTIDGIDKIMLTHPIAKTDWYLIETVPYGSVMAEEINYRNFTIAINVIFLVVIVVLAFFISEHFSKSIRNLSRLMHRVQQGDFSVKSNVTGSYEVNMLSDSFNAMVDKIDDLIKTIKEESELRQQVKLEALQAQINPHFLLNTLNGIKWLCVIEEAKTAEKMLLDLGILLEGILGKFNEFITIEDEVKCLQSYVRLQKMRYGSLFDVLYHVPEKYKHIKIPVLLLQPILENSILYAFDEKEEKGLITISVREEEPYILITIRDNGKGFNYLELDQLRDEKKSKYSSIGLKNVQERITLYYGHDCGMTIKSGNNQGTIVTIRIKDKLDKGGVV, from the coding sequence ATGAAAAAGCAGTTGAAAATGCGGGACAAATTTCTGGCAGCTATATTCATAACCACTGCTATTTATCTATTAATACTGCCGTTGACAGGTTACTTTTATACCAGTAGAATTATCAAGGATAAACTTGTGACCTTAACGAATCAGAATCTGGAGCAAATTGCCAGCAGCATTAACCATGTCATTGATGATATGATTATTGCATCAAATGTGATTGTATTGGATGAGGCGATCATTGATTTATTATTGGATAAGGAGAAGGCGATCTATCATAAGATGCGACAAGTTGAGTCTAAGTTAAGGGTGGTTGAGGCAGGCAACCTCTACCCCTATAATGTTGAAACAACACTCATTGACTTTCATGGCAATATCTATACAACAGGAGATATAAAACGTTATGACTATGACCAGGTCATACAAGAAACGTGGTACCAAGAAGCACTTGAATCCAAAGGCCACTTCAAATGGTTAGCGCCTACAGACACGTATTTCAAAGCATATACCAATGCGGATGGTATGACTTTGGTGCGACTCATAAGAAAAGGATACTACCAATCGTGTGGTATCATGATTCTACATGTTTATAATGAGAAGAAAGTGAAACATCTGCTAGAATCGGAACAAGCCCTGGAAGGTACCCATAAGCTATTACTTAATCAAGAAGGAGACGTTATCCTACACACAGGTCAATTACAAGATGTTCAAGCTTATGCCAATGGACTAAAAAATGATCTCAATAACAACCAACAACATGTGACCATTGATGGCATAGATAAGATCATGCTGACACACCCTATTGCCAAAACAGATTGGTATCTTATCGAGACAGTGCCCTATGGATCGGTGATGGCAGAAGAGATTAATTATCGAAATTTCACCATAGCCATTAATGTGATTTTCTTAGTTGTTATCGTGGTGCTAGCTTTTTTCATATCCGAACATTTTTCGAAATCTATACGCAATTTAAGTCGTTTAATGCACCGTGTTCAACAGGGGGATTTCTCTGTAAAATCCAATGTGACAGGTAGCTATGAGGTCAACATGTTAAGCGATAGTTTTAATGCCATGGTGGATAAAATAGATGACCTGATTAAGACCATCAAAGAAGAATCAGAACTTCGTCAACAAGTTAAGTTAGAAGCTTTACAAGCTCAGATTAATCCCCATTTCCTCTTGAATACTTTAAATGGTATCAAATGGCTATGCGTTATTGAAGAAGCCAAAACAGCGGAGAAAATGCTCCTTGACTTGGGTATCTTATTAGAAGGGATTCTAGGGAAATTCAATGAGTTTATTACCATTGAAGATGAAGTGAAGTGTTTACAGAGTTATGTAAGATTACAAAAAATGCGCTATGGCAGTTTATTTGATGTCCTCTACCACGTGCCTGAAAAATACAAGCATATAAAGATTCCAGTCTTGTTATTACAGCCTATTCTAGAAAACAGTATCCTGTATGCTTTTGATGAGAAAGAGGAAAAAGGTCTTATTACCATAAGTGTGCGTGAGGAAGAACCGTATATTTTGATTACCATAAGAGATAATGGTAAGGGATTTAATTATCTTGAGCTGGATCAATTAAGGGATGAAAAAAAGAGCAAATACAGTTCTATCGGGTTGAAAAATGTACAAGAACGCATCACATTATATTATGGGCATGATTGTGGTATGACCATTAAGTCTGGCAACAACCAAGGGACCATTGTAACCATACGTATTAAAGATAAACTGGATAAAGGTGGTGTTGTATGA
- a CDS encoding response regulator transcription factor translates to MKVLIVDDEILVRKGLSMGIDWDELGFDDVKEASNGVEALAYAMEHEPQLVITDIKMPKMDGLELIEKLKAHCPDTIVIVLSCINDTDYVRQAMKFGGAVDYIPKLSLSTEELAAIIKKSKKLIKFSEGALEDSLSKPKVYLTKSVEKAIMNGLVELNKEKIISSLEHLFDALEKDQVQIRNFMEWQELLAIFSSFAKKQGGNIQEITCDKKLPVTFLQDSRNIYHMRERWFIFLEAYWSYLKGVRVKQYGMEIEKTINYIHQHFNDTIKLGDVAEYVGINENYLCKLFKKETGSNFIDYINHLKINKAKQLLKEGKYPVYLIAEMVGYNSESYFSRIFKKVEGMSPKAYQRQNDR, encoded by the coding sequence ATGAAGGTATTGATTGTAGACGATGAAATATTGGTTCGAAAAGGTTTATCCATGGGGATTGATTGGGATGAACTTGGCTTTGATGATGTTAAGGAAGCCAGTAATGGTGTAGAAGCATTAGCCTATGCCATGGAACACGAGCCACAGTTGGTCATTACAGATATAAAAATGCCGAAAATGGATGGTCTAGAGCTTATAGAGAAGCTTAAAGCCCATTGTCCAGATACCATTGTTATTGTACTGAGTTGTATTAACGATACAGATTATGTCAGACAAGCCATGAAGTTTGGTGGAGCTGTTGACTATATTCCCAAGCTATCCCTCAGCACAGAAGAATTGGCTGCCATTATTAAAAAGAGCAAAAAGCTTATCAAGTTTTCTGAGGGTGCATTAGAAGATAGTCTTAGTAAACCTAAGGTTTATCTGACTAAAAGTGTGGAAAAGGCTATTATGAACGGTTTAGTGGAATTAAACAAAGAGAAGATTATATCTAGCCTTGAACATCTATTTGATGCACTTGAAAAAGATCAAGTCCAGATAAGGAACTTCATGGAGTGGCAGGAATTACTGGCGATTTTTAGCTCCTTTGCCAAGAAGCAAGGAGGGAATATCCAAGAAATAACATGTGATAAGAAATTACCTGTTACTTTTTTGCAAGATAGCAGGAATATTTATCATATGCGTGAGCGCTGGTTTATTTTTCTAGAAGCCTACTGGTCTTATCTTAAGGGTGTGCGTGTAAAACAGTATGGTATGGAAATAGAGAAGACGATTAACTATATCCATCAGCATTTTAACGATACCATTAAACTAGGGGATGTAGCTGAATATGTAGGTATAAATGAAAATTATCTATGTAAGCTATTCAAAAAAGAGACAGGAAGCAACTTTATTGACTATATTAACCATCTTAAAATAAATAAGGCAAAACAGCTTCTAAAAGAGGGAAAATACCCTGTCTATCTCATCGCTGAGATGGTAGGTTACAACAGTGAAAGTTATTTTAGCAGGATATTCAAGAAAGTAGAGGGCATGAGCCCAAAAGCCTATCAACGTCAGAATGATAGGTAG
- a CDS encoding carbohydrate ABC transporter permease, whose amino-acid sequence MGQTKKKKKINWTAWLFIGPNYIGFIVFILIPVVFSLIVSFTDFNIFKGLSGMRFVGFDNIKEMFSDVWFTSAVKNNLLFILGTIPVLIMVSMVVATILNNKVYLKNTMRAIVFLPYISSVVAISVVWMKLYNPSKGQINQLLMWFGMDNPPSWLASTTWALPALMLVGIWMGLGYNIVVYMAGLQTIDRALYESAQIDGANGVQMFRHITVPMLSSTTFFLMITNIIGSFQTFGTVNIMTDGGPGKASTVIAQYIYVAGFRYHKMGYAAAMAWVLLIFIFCITLFQWKLQKRYENNF is encoded by the coding sequence ATGGGTCAAACAAAGAAAAAGAAAAAAATAAATTGGACAGCATGGCTGTTCATAGGTCCTAATTACATTGGGTTCATCGTATTTATCTTAATCCCGGTTGTCTTTTCATTGATTGTTTCATTTACTGATTTCAATATTTTTAAAGGTCTAAGCGGTATGCGTTTCGTTGGATTTGATAACATCAAAGAGATGTTTTCGGATGTCTGGTTTACATCAGCAGTGAAAAATAATCTTCTGTTTATTCTAGGGACAATACCCGTCCTCATTATGGTATCCATGGTTGTAGCCACCATTCTTAATAATAAGGTATACCTGAAGAATACCATGAGAGCCATTGTATTTTTACCCTATATCTCAAGTGTCGTGGCCATATCTGTGGTATGGATGAAACTCTATAATCCTTCCAAAGGGCAGATTAATCAATTACTGATGTGGTTTGGTATGGATAATCCACCTAGCTGGTTAGCCAGTACAACCTGGGCTTTGCCAGCACTGATGCTAGTTGGCATTTGGATGGGCCTTGGCTATAATATTGTGGTCTATATGGCAGGCTTGCAGACCATCGATAGAGCATTATATGAGTCGGCACAGATTGATGGTGCAAATGGCGTTCAGATGTTTAGACACATTACAGTGCCTATGCTAAGCAGTACCACCTTCTTTTTAATGATTACGAACATTATTGGTTCCTTTCAGACCTTTGGAACAGTGAATATTATGACAGATGGAGGGCCTGGGAAAGCAAGTACGGTCATTGCTCAATATATTTATGTGGCGGGCTTTCGGTACCATAAAATGGGTTATGCTGCGGCAATGGCCTGGGTATTACTTATCTTTATATTCTGCATTACACTGTTTCAATGGAAACTACAAAAAAGATACGAAAATAATTTCTAG
- a CDS encoding serpin family protein encodes MKKYLSILLCVFLSVNLTSCIGNQKTSINNNEKGLVAKALYPNSVAFDDFDANKKIRADNEVSMDYIEAIQDFTYHSTSSIFHTNNHHENMVYSPLSLYMALALSASGSRGQTQTEFLSAMYIDKLSIQELQRESGNLHRLLYTDNTIGKLWLANALWLDQDIVFKEDYINNALEHYYASTYSVDFSEEETSKLMSDWVFENTRGTLNVTLPIKSNQLMSIINTLYFYDEWQSKFDEDKTKEDVFYCLDGTEVTCDFMNKTYASHRFIEGDGYTSASLNFKNSASMTFYLPDHGIDIYDLVSTKDKIASLLSIDSSSKVVKNGEVIFQVPTFSFGSTLPLKETLISMGLEKAFESDADFSNITDDMAFISDVLQSTHIAINEKGCEASAYTQIDYCGSALPKDKAEMILDRPFLFTITSQMGVVLFIGIVNNPLL; translated from the coding sequence ATGAAAAAATATTTAAGCATCCTTTTGTGTGTATTTTTATCTGTTAACCTAACATCATGTATAGGCAATCAAAAAACTTCTATAAACAATAATGAAAAAGGTCTGGTTGCAAAAGCGTTATACCCTAACAGTGTAGCATTTGACGATTTTGATGCAAATAAAAAAATACGTGCTGACAATGAAGTCAGTATGGATTATATAGAAGCTATTCAAGACTTTACTTATCACTCCACCTCTTCCATATTCCATACGAACAATCACCATGAGAATATGGTGTACTCACCCTTAAGTTTATACATGGCATTAGCTTTATCCGCGTCCGGGTCTAGGGGTCAGACCCAAACAGAGTTTCTATCGGCTATGTATATAGACAAATTAAGTATACAAGAACTCCAGAGGGAGTCTGGTAATCTTCATCGCTTACTTTATACGGATAACACCATTGGGAAGCTGTGGTTAGCTAACGCATTATGGTTAGATCAAGATATTGTTTTTAAAGAGGACTACATAAACAATGCTTTAGAGCATTACTATGCATCTACGTATTCCGTTGATTTTAGTGAAGAAGAAACGAGTAAGCTCATGTCAGATTGGGTGTTTGAGAATACACGAGGGACTCTTAATGTAACCCTTCCTATTAAGTCTAATCAACTCATGTCCATTATCAATACGCTATATTTCTATGATGAATGGCAAAGTAAATTTGATGAAGATAAGACTAAAGAAGACGTGTTTTATTGCCTTGATGGTACAGAGGTCACCTGTGATTTTATGAACAAAACATACGCTAGTCACCGTTTTATTGAGGGAGATGGTTACACAAGTGCAAGCCTGAATTTCAAAAATAGTGCATCCATGACCTTCTATTTACCTGACCATGGTATAGACATCTACGACCTTGTTTCAACAAAGGATAAAATTGCCTCACTTTTAAGTATAGATAGCTCATCTAAAGTTGTTAAGAATGGGGAAGTCATTTTCCAAGTGCCAACATTTAGCTTCGGGTCCACATTACCTTTAAAAGAAACGCTTATATCCATGGGCTTAGAGAAAGCTTTTGAATCAGATGCTGATTTTTCCAATATAACTGACGACATGGCTTTTATTTCAGATGTCTTACAATCCACACATATCGCTATTAATGAGAAGGGTTGCGAAGCTTCTGCTTACACCCAAATAGATTATTGTGGCAGTGCACTCCCAAAAGATAAAGCTGAAATGATATTGGATAGACCTTTTCTCTTCACCATCACATCCCAAATGGGTGTGGTATTGTTTATTGGTATTGTGAACAATCCTTTACTTTAG